Genomic DNA from Salvia miltiorrhiza cultivar Shanhuang (shh) chromosome 1, IMPLAD_Smil_shh, whole genome shotgun sequence:
CAAGATAATCTTTATGCAAATTTAAAAGGAAAAGGAAGGAACATACAATCAGAAAAGGTTTGAACCTACTAGGTCTGTAGTATACCTAACCATGCTAAAAGATAAAGTGAAGAAGTGATGTGAATTTGAACAGCTTACCATGTCCAGGAAGAACTGTGTCCCAGAAATTTAGTTGTGACGCTGCTGCTGCTTTTTGTGCATCAATGCACTTACTGTGATCGTGCAAGAAACCTTCTTCCGCAATGTTCAATTTCTCATGTACTGAAATCTTTTTCTTAGACAGTGCCTCACACTCCAAAACTTGCTGATTTGAATATCCATTTTCAACAACTTTAGACTGTTTCTTTCCTGACTTTTTACTCTTGGAGGTTGTCTCAGGACGAATAGACGACTTATTAGTAATGTCATTCAGAGCTTTACGACTCTCACGTACAACTCCACTCTTCTTTGCTAATGGCCCCGATGTCTTGGATATGCCATCAGCACCCACTTCTACAAAATGGAAACTAACTTCAAATTGTAGGGTAGAGACAGTGATTATGAAAAAGGAGTGCACAAAAATACTGAGCTCTGTATATCCAAGGAAGTCCTATAGCATACGTGCTTGAGATTGAGCAAAGGCTAAAATATCTAATAAGGTAAAAGCAAGGTATGCAGAATAAATAATTTCTGAGAAAAAATGTTATTTTGCAGTAGTAATGCATATCACCAGGAAGATGAGTTGTTACTTTTACGGTGGATGACAGAATTTTCATCTTGAATGCTCAATGGCTTTAGAAAGAGAGGTCTTTCCATATTTCACTGCACACAAACAAAACATAATAATGATGAAAAGCCATATGTAACAACTATTGCACCAAGTTATGAAGCTAGACATAAGTGTTTTATGCTGAATGCTAGATAACATTGTCAATCTCTCACAATTCAAAGAGGTAGTAATTTAACAAAGAGTAAACCATCctttaaaaatcaaatcagcACCATAGAAAATATATTACAAAAGTTATCAATTTGATAACAAGTTATGCCTAGAAACTCATAACCAACAAAACTCTCTAacagataaaaaaaatcatattatgAAATGGACAATGAGTCAAATCTCGaactatatataaaagaaaatgcGTTTTGGATTTTCTAAGGGGAAAGAATTGATCAATTCTCCGTTTATTTTTACAACATGAAAAAGCACGTGTTTTTAGTTCAATACATTTGATTTTCTATTTTCCCACTCACAGATGACAAAATTCAGTTGACATTTACCACAAGAGACAGGTCGCAGCGTCAAAGGAAATCAAAGAACTCCCAAGGGCATTTGTACTCATTTTGAAGTCGAAATCGCAAAcaacaaataacaaaacaaacaGAAAAAGGGGGGAAAAAAGAATTTTCATAGTCGAGAAATGAAGATCGAAACGCGAAATTGAGGTATGTATACCTGATGTTTCTGGAACTAATTCGATGAAAAtcgcgtgagagagagagagagagacgagagagaggggAATGGGCGGGAAGAAGGAAGATGCTATT
This window encodes:
- the LOC131006434 gene encoding protein PATRONUS 2, whose product is MERPLFLKPLSIQDENSVIHRKKVGADGISKTSGPLAKKSGVVRESRKALNDITNKSSIRPETTSKSKKSGKKQSKVVENGYSNQQVLECEALSKKKISVHEKLNIAEEGFLHDHSKCIDAQKAAAASQLNFWDTVLPGHDSTDLIMERAKGDPDNCYPKLEELSMLEFSDWFKPHWKSPPPSPLHQDSPSAWEFEAVELLLKEDDYHVRRDVSL